The Streptomyces sp. NBC_00435 nucleotide sequence CCGGGCCAAGGCGCAGCACATGTACATGAACTCGATGATGCGCGGGCTCAAGAGCCAGAACGCCTTCACCGACCTCCCCCGGCTCACGAACCTGGCGGAGGCGGCGACGAAGGCGCTGAAGGTCTCGGAGGAGATCGGGTCGGTCAAGAAGCTCCTCGACCTCAGCCTCACGCTCAAGGACGTACCGGTCAACCGCATCACGATGGCCACGATCCCGGTGCTGCAGGCTCCGTCGGACAAGGACCGGCTGGTCATCAACAACACGGACGCCGAAAAGATGTGGACGATGCTCCGCAAGGACGTCGCCCTGGACGCCAACGGCGACCCGGCCGCCCCGGCCCAGAGCGGCCAGCCCGGCAGTTCCCCGTCGGCGCCGGCCACCGGGCCCTCCACGGCCCCGCCCGCCGACCCGGCGAAGATCGCCGTGCACGTGGTCAACGGCACGGGGGTCGGGGCGGCTCCGGTGGCCAAGCGGGCCACGTCCATCGCCGGCCAGCTGGTCTCCAAGGGCTTCACCCAGGCCAAGGCGGACAACACGCTCACCCCGGAGAAGACCACGCTCGTCCGGTACGCCACGGACGCCCAGGCGGCCGACGCGCAGGGCGTGGCGGCGGCGCTCGGGGTGCCCGCCACCGCCGTGCAGAAGTCGTCCACGGTGTCCGCGGTCACCGTCGTGGTGGGCGCGGACTGGCGGGAGGGCAACGTCTTCCCGCAGCAGGCCACGCCCGAGGCCGGCTCGGTCCCGGAGAGCGCCGACGCGCTCAACGGCTCGGACACCGGCTGCATGGACGTGTACGGGCCCTACCGCTGGAGCTGACGCACCGGCACCACCCGGTGGCGTAAGAAAGGGGTGACCCGGTCCGCTGAGGACCGGGTCACCCCTTTCTCGTGCGTACGGGGCCGAGCGCCCCGGTGGCTCAGCGCCCGGCGGGGTCCCGGCGCACCGACGGGCGGCGGCTCGCGATGACCTTGGCGGCCAGCGAGCGCGGGCTGGTCAGGAAGCCGAAGCCCCAGCACATGTGCATGGTCGCCAGGGCCACGGGGATCTGCGCACGGGCCTTGAGCGAGAGGCCCTTGCCGGCCGGGACCGACCCGGCGGCGATCGCCGCGAGGTAGCCCGCCGGGACCGCGAAGGCCCACGGGGTGACGGCCGCGCCGACGACCAGGCCTGCCGCGATCGCGCAGACGGCGGCCGGCGGGGCGAGGTAGCGCAGGTTGATGGAGCCCGCGTGGTAGCGGGCCACCACGTGGCGCCAGCGCCCGTAGTCCTTGTACTGCTTGGCGAGCGCCCGCACGGAGGGCCGCGGACGGTACTGGACCTTGAGCTCCGGCGAGAACCAGATGAGTCCGCCGGCCTCGCGGATGCGGAAGTTCAGCTCCCAGTCCTGGGCGCGGATGAACTCCACGTTGTACCCGCCGGCGGCCTCCAGGGCCTCGCGGCGGAACACACCGAGGTAGACGGTCTCGGCCGGACCGGCCTCGCCGCCGGTGTGGAAGGCCGCGTTGCCGACGCCGATCTTCGAGGTCATCGCGGCGGCGACGGCGTCCTCCCAGGCGTTCTCGCCCTCGGCGTGCATGATGCCGCCGACGTTCTGCGCCCCGGTCTCCTCCAGGAGCCGGACCGCGGTGGCGATGTAGTTGGGGGAGAGCATGCCGTGGCCGTCCACGCGCACCACGATCGGGTGGCGCGAGGCCTGGATGGCCGCGTTGAGGGCGGCGGGGGTGCGGCCGGTGGGGTTCGGCACGGTGTGGACGCGGGCTCGTTCACTGGACGCCGTCTCGCGTACGAGCTCGGCGGCGATCTCGTCGGTGCGGTCCGTGGACGGCCCGAGCGCGATCACCACCTCCATCTCACCCCCGTACTCCTGTCCGAGGATGTGGCGGACCGAGTCGCGCAGGTGGCGCTCCTCGTTGAGTACCGGCATGATCACCGAAACTGCGGGCTGCTGGGCGGGCATGTGGTCCTTCAAGGTCGGGTATCGGTGTCACGTTACCGCGTACGGGGGACCCGGGTGCGCGCCGGATGAGCGGTACGGACAGAGGCTGATCGTATGGGCCTACTGCTCCGAAGAATCAGCCGAACGTGCGAGGTGTCCCCCGTGCCCCAGCCGCACCGTCCCACCCGACCCGCCCTGCCCGCTGCCCGGTCCGGCGGGCCGTCGCGGGCCGACGGTCAGGTCCGGCGCCGGTCGGACAGACCGCGCTGGGGGGTCCGGATCGCGGCCGGCCTGTCGGTGGTCGTCCTGGGCTCCGGGGCCATCGGGCACGCCGTGATGACCGGGCTGGACACCGGAATCCAGCGGGTTGACCCCTTCAAGGACATGAAGAACCGCCCGCAGGCCGGGCACGGGGTGAACTTCCTGCTCGTCGGCACCGACGGCCGCGACAAGATCACCGCCGAGGAGAAGCGCGAGTACCGCCTCGGCGGTGCGCCCTGCCACTGCACCGACACCGTCATGCTGGTCCACCTCTCGGCGGACCGGGCCCGGGCCAGTGTGATCAGCCTCCCCCGCGACAGCTACGTGGAACTGCCCGCGCACCTGGACGAGACCGACGGGAAGCCGCACGGGCCCCACCCGGTGAAGCTCAACGCCGCGTACGCCGAGGGCGGGCCCAACCTGACCGTGCGCACGGTGGAGAACATGACCCGCGTGAAGATCGACCACTACCTGGAGGTCGACTTCACCAGCTTCATGAGGACGGTCGACGCCATGGGCGGCGTGGAGATCTGCACCGCCAAGACCATGCACGACCCCAACACGGGCCTCGACCTGCTCCCCGGCACCCACCGGCTGAGCGGCGGCCAGGCCCTGCAGTACGTGCGCTCGCGCCATGTCGACGGGGCCTCGGACCTCGGCCGGATGCAGCGTCAGCAGCGGTTCATCGCCGCCCTGATCAAACAGGCCACCGGCGGCGGGGTCCTGCTCAACCCCGTCAAGTTCAAGGAGGTCAGCTCCACCCTGCTGGGCTCGGTGCGGGCCGACAAGGGCTTCGGCTCGGAGCAGATGCTGGCGCTCGGGCAGGCGATGCGCGATTTCACCCCGTCCTCCTCGGAGTTCGCCTCGGTGCCCATCGGCAACGCCTCGTTCCCGGTCAAGGGGCTCGGCTCCACGGTGAAGTGGGACGAGGGCAAGGCCGCGAAGCTCTTCGAGGCGCTGCGGGACGACCGCCCGCTGGCCCCGGCGCCCGCCCCCGGCCGGGCGGCGCACCAGCCGCCGGCGGTGCCGGTGGACGTGGCTCCGCAGCAGGTGCGGGTGCAGGTGGAGAACGGCACCCGGATCGACGGGCTGGGCACCCGGGTGGACTCGGCGCTGCGCGCCACCGGTTTCGACACCACTCGTGCTCCGGGGAACGGCGCGAGCCGCGAGGTCAAGCGCACGGTGATCACGTACGACCCGCGCTGGGACCGGTCGGCCCGTACGGTCTCCACCGCGCTGCCCGGCAGCGAGCTGCGGGCCGTGCCGGGGCAGGGCCGGACCGTGGTGGTGATCGCGGGCGCGGACTACCGCAAGGTGGTGGCGGTCCGCGCGGAGGACCCGTACCAGGGCGAGTTCGGTGTGGTCACCGGTGACCAGGTGGTGTGCGCGAAGTGACCTCGGCGCGGCCCGGGCGGGAAGTGACCCCGCCCGGGTCCCGCCCGGGTCCGGCCCGGCCTAGCGGACGCGCTCGACCAGGGTGACCTGGAAGCCGTGCGCCTTGGTCGTCTGGACGACCTTGTAGTGCTTCTCCAGCGCGGCGGCCTGGTCCTTCGGGAGCTTGTGGTACGGGTTCTCCGTACCGCTCCAGGTGACCACCCAGATCCGCTGCGTGGTGCCGAGGCACTGTTCGGCCTGCTTGCACTCCACCGGGAACAGGTCGTCGTTCGCCACCCCCGAGCGCTCCGCGAACACGTCGCGCAGCTCGACCCGGTCCGGCAGGGCGTATTCGACCTGGAAGTCGACCATGTACACGCTGTCGGCGCCGCGGACCGGGACGAAGCCGTCTCCGGGGCGGTAGCCCTTGGCGATGATCCGCGCGGCCTGTTCGCCCTCGACGCCGTTCTTCACCGTCTCCGTACGGATCTGGCGCTGGTCGGGGAGGCCGAGGAGGATCACCGCGGCCAGGCCGGCCACGCCGAGCGGCCGGGGCCGCAGGGCTGCCAGGCCGGCTGCCGCGAGGACCACCCACGCGGGCATCGTGAAGAGCAGGTAGCGGTCCATGAAGTACGAGGTGCTGCCCTGGGAGACCACCCAGTCCGCCAGGATCGGGACCGCGCCGACGAGCAGCAGTTCCAGCGCCCGCCGGCGGCCCCGGGGCCACGCGAGCGGGAGCAGGGCCAGCCCGATGACGGCGAGGGCGACGAGCGGGGAGCCGAACAGCGCGTTCCAGACGTCCGCGATGCTGCGCAGGTGCGGGGTCTTGATCCAGCTGATCTGCCGGCCCACCTGCCGCTGCCCCAGCAGCACCAGCGGAACCACCGGCACCAGGGCGAGCGCCACCGTCACCGTGAAGCCCACGAGGGTGCGCCCGCGCCGGTCGCTCCACCAGCGCAGGAGCACGATCAGGGCGTGCGGCAGCAGGAACAGCAGCGAGACGATGTGGAACAGCCCGGCCGCCGTGACCGCGACGGCGTACGGGGCCCAGCGGGCCGGGGTGGACCGCTCCAGCGCCCGCAGCAGCAGCCAGGTCGCGGCGGTGACCGCGAGCACCACGAAGGCGTAGGAGCGGGCTTCCTGTCCGTAGCGGGTGACGGACGGGATCAGGGCGAAGAGCAGGCCGGTGAAGACGGCGGTGCGGCGGTCGAACGCCG carries:
- a CDS encoding glycosyltransferase family 39 protein gives rise to the protein MSTRTRPSTTGRTTPGAHSAAAPGPARQPDWLWAAALTLVVAVVGSGTPLLWRDELASWNAAVRSTGDLIGMLGHVDAVSGLYYLLLHAWTSVFGDSEAMLRMPSAIAMAGAAAFAVLTARTAFDRRTAVFTGLLFALIPSVTRYGQEARSYAFVVLAVTAATWLLLRALERSTPARWAPYAVAVTAAGLFHIVSLLFLLPHALIVLLRWWSDRRGRTLVGFTVTVALALVPVVPLVLLGQRQVGRQISWIKTPHLRSIADVWNALFGSPLVALAVIGLALLPLAWPRGRRRALELLLVGAVPILADWVVSQGSTSYFMDRYLLFTMPAWVVLAAAGLAALRPRPLGVAGLAAVILLGLPDQRQIRTETVKNGVEGEQAARIIAKGYRPGDGFVPVRGADSVYMVDFQVEYALPDRVELRDVFAERSGVANDDLFPVECKQAEQCLGTTQRIWVVTWSGTENPYHKLPKDQAAALEKHYKVVQTTKAHGFQVTLVERVR
- a CDS encoding glycosyltransferase family 2 protein, which translates into the protein MPAQQPAVSVIMPVLNEERHLRDSVRHILGQEYGGEMEVVIALGPSTDRTDEIAAELVRETASSERARVHTVPNPTGRTPAALNAAIQASRHPIVVRVDGHGMLSPNYIATAVRLLEETGAQNVGGIMHAEGENAWEDAVAAAMTSKIGVGNAAFHTGGEAGPAETVYLGVFRREALEAAGGYNVEFIRAQDWELNFRIREAGGLIWFSPELKVQYRPRPSVRALAKQYKDYGRWRHVVARYHAGSINLRYLAPPAAVCAIAAGLVVGAAVTPWAFAVPAGYLAAIAAGSVPAGKGLSLKARAQIPVALATMHMCWGFGFLTSPRSLAAKVIASRRPSVRRDPAGR
- a CDS encoding LCP family protein, giving the protein MGLLLRRISRTCEVSPVPQPHRPTRPALPAARSGGPSRADGQVRRRSDRPRWGVRIAAGLSVVVLGSGAIGHAVMTGLDTGIQRVDPFKDMKNRPQAGHGVNFLLVGTDGRDKITAEEKREYRLGGAPCHCTDTVMLVHLSADRARASVISLPRDSYVELPAHLDETDGKPHGPHPVKLNAAYAEGGPNLTVRTVENMTRVKIDHYLEVDFTSFMRTVDAMGGVEICTAKTMHDPNTGLDLLPGTHRLSGGQALQYVRSRHVDGASDLGRMQRQQRFIAALIKQATGGGVLLNPVKFKEVSSTLLGSVRADKGFGSEQMLALGQAMRDFTPSSSEFASVPIGNASFPVKGLGSTVKWDEGKAAKLFEALRDDRPLAPAPAPGRAAHQPPAVPVDVAPQQVRVQVENGTRIDGLGTRVDSALRATGFDTTRAPGNGASREVKRTVITYDPRWDRSARTVSTALPGSELRAVPGQGRTVVVIAGADYRKVVAVRAEDPYQGEFGVVTGDQVVCAK
- a CDS encoding LCP family protein; this encodes MALLVLGTAAAGYLYYRHLNANIRSGQRLSGDSGVARTEADAAGRRPINILMLGSDARDEANAELGGGWDMIGAQARADVQMLIHISADRKNASVTSVPRDTLVDIPECTDPKSGEKFKATRTMINESLARGGPGCTLATWEKLTNVYIDHWMMIDFTGVVSMADAIGGVDVCVNQNVFDTSKPGSGTGGSGLKLKAGTTKVQGQQALQWLRTRHAFGSDLGRAKAQHMYMNSMMRGLKSQNAFTDLPRLTNLAEAATKALKVSEEIGSVKKLLDLSLTLKDVPVNRITMATIPVLQAPSDKDRLVINNTDAEKMWTMLRKDVALDANGDPAAPAQSGQPGSSPSAPATGPSTAPPADPAKIAVHVVNGTGVGAAPVAKRATSIAGQLVSKGFTQAKADNTLTPEKTTLVRYATDAQAADAQGVAAALGVPATAVQKSSTVSAVTVVVGADWREGNVFPQQATPEAGSVPESADALNGSDTGCMDVYGPYRWS